In Paracoccaceae bacterium Fryx2, a single genomic region encodes these proteins:
- a CDS encoding Hint domain-containing protein, with amino-acid sequence MATINTGLGGAVGLGESSFRNTALTSGNLDDGSIRVNITSVFGSSGINYFGTDYTSIFINTNGLITFNAPVTAYTPTNLATLTYPAIAPFWTDVDIRNAGANGTNNIYWDLDPASQRVTITWHGVRAYNGSNGTNTFQVVLEHTQDGNFEIDFIYQQVQWTNGYTGVAQAGMTNGGTQDYVIPGSGNSAALTQFPNASLDPNDPNGVWSTRFLNGNPVCFVAGTRIATPQGSARVEDLRPGDLVLTLDDGPQPLVWVGGGRVIASGAALPVRIAAGVLGNGADLLVSGQHHLMLDGVACELLFGEAEVLVAAKDLLGLPGVTQGGAARSVSYHHLLLGRHQILLAEGAAAESLHPGPMALAALPHRALADLHARFLPWELERLARQPAARRVLRPHEARVLVAMMQRHPLQQAPALHLAA; translated from the coding sequence ATGGCCACGATCAACACCGGACTTGGCGGCGCCGTCGGTCTTGGCGAAAGCAGTTTTCGCAATACCGCGCTGACCTCGGGCAATCTGGATGACGGGTCGATCAGGGTGAACATCACGTCGGTGTTCGGATCGTCGGGGATCAACTACTTCGGCACCGACTACACCTCGATCTTCATCAATACCAACGGGCTGATCACCTTCAACGCGCCGGTTACAGCCTATACGCCGACCAACCTGGCGACGCTGACCTATCCCGCCATCGCGCCGTTCTGGACGGATGTGGACATCCGCAACGCCGGGGCCAACGGCACAAACAACATCTACTGGGATCTCGATCCTGCCAGCCAGCGGGTCACCATCACCTGGCATGGCGTGCGGGCCTACAACGGGTCGAACGGCACCAACACATTCCAGGTCGTGCTGGAGCATACCCAGGATGGCAACTTCGAGATCGACTTCATCTATCAGCAGGTTCAGTGGACCAACGGCTATACCGGCGTGGCGCAGGCGGGGATGACCAATGGCGGCACGCAGGATTATGTGATTCCCGGTTCGGGCAACAGCGCGGCGCTGACGCAGTTTCCCAATGCCAGCCTTGACCCCAACGATCCGAACGGCGTGTGGTCCACGCGGTTCCTGAACGGCAATCCGGTGTGCTTCGTGGCGGGCACCCGGATCGCCACGCCGCAGGGGTCGGCCCGGGTCGAGGATCTGCGGCCGGGCGATCTGGTGCTGACGCTGGACGACGGGCCGCAGCCGCTGGTCTGGGTGGGCGGCGGGCGGGTGATCGCGTCGGGTGCTGCGCTGCCGGTCCGCATCGCGGCGGGGGTGCTGGGCAACGGGGCCGACCTGCTGGTGTCGGGGCAGCATCACCTGATGCTGGACGGCGTGGCGTGCGAGCTGCTGTTCGGGGAAGCCGAGGTGCTGGTGGCGGCCAAGGATCTGCTGGGCCTGCCCGGCGTGACGCAAGGTGGCGCGGCGCGCTCGGTCAGCTATCACCACCTGCTGCTGGGGCGGCACCAGATCCTGCTGGCCGAAGGCGCGGCGGCGGAAAGCCTGCATCCCGGGCCGATGGCGCTGGCCGCGCTGCCGCACCGGGCGCTGGCCGACCTGCACGCCCGCTTCCTGCCGTGGGAGCTTGAGCGGCTGGCGCGCCAGCCCGCCGCCCGGCGGGTGCTGCGGCCGCACGAGGCGCGGGTGCTGGTGGCAATGATGCAGCGGCATCCCTTGCAGCAAGCCCCGGCGCTGCATCTGGCGGCGTGA
- the argF gene encoding ornithine carbamoyltransferase, whose amino-acid sequence MKHFLDIHKTDAADLRAMINSAHAMKAARNGRPRGTPDDDQPLAGHMVALIFEKPSTRTRVSFDVGVRQLGGQTMVLSGKEMQLGHGETIADTARVLSRYVDLIMIRTFEEATLLEMAEHATVPVINGLTNRTHPCQIMADVMTYEEHRGPIAGKKVVWAGDGNNVCASFLHAAGQFGFDFTFTGPPTLEPEADALGFARDRGVRVSIERDPARAVQGADLVVTDTWVSMHDPESAKERRHNQLRPYQVNEALMAQARPDALFMHCLPAHRNDEATSAVMDGPHSVVFDEAENRLHAQKAVLRWCLGA is encoded by the coding sequence ATGAAACACTTCCTCGACATCCACAAGACCGACGCCGCCGACCTGCGCGCCATGATAAACTCGGCCCACGCGATGAAGGCCGCGCGGAACGGGCGCCCGCGCGGCACGCCCGACGACGACCAGCCGCTGGCGGGCCACATGGTGGCGCTGATCTTCGAGAAACCCTCCACCCGCACCCGGGTCAGCTTCGACGTGGGCGTGCGCCAGCTGGGCGGGCAGACCATGGTGCTTTCCGGCAAGGAGATGCAGCTTGGGCATGGCGAAACCATCGCCGACACCGCCCGGGTGCTGTCGCGCTATGTCGACCTGATCATGATCCGCACCTTCGAGGAAGCGACGCTGCTGGAAATGGCCGAGCACGCCACCGTGCCGGTGATCAACGGGCTGACCAACCGCACCCATCCCTGCCAGATCATGGCCGACGTGATGACCTACGAGGAACACCGCGGGCCGATCGCGGGCAAGAAGGTGGTCTGGGCGGGCGACGGCAACAACGTCTGCGCCAGCTTCCTCCATGCCGCGGGGCAGTTCGGCTTCGATTTCACCTTCACCGGCCCGCCGACGCTGGAGCCCGAGGCCGACGCGCTGGGCTTTGCCCGCGACAGGGGCGTGCGCGTCAGCATCGAGCGCGACCCGGCCCGCGCGGTGCAGGGCGCCGATCTGGTGGTGACCGACACCTGGGTGTCGATGCACGACCCCGAAAGCGCCAAGGAACGCCGCCACAACCAGTTGCGCCCCTATCAGGTCAACGAGGCGCTGATGGCGCAGGCCCGGCCGGACGCGCTGTTCATGCACTGCCTTCCCGCGCACCGCAACGACGAGGCCACGTCGGCCGTGATGGACGGCCCGCATTCGGTGGTGTTCGACGAGGCCGAAAACCGCCTGCACGCGCAAAAGGCCGTGCTGCGCTGGTGTCTGGGGGCTTGA
- a CDS encoding MFS transporter, with translation MSTALPLPAARATRQGRLAVAAMFLANGFVMGSWAPQIPLLLPRHGIGTFTVGLLILMLGVGAVAAMALSGGLIARHGSRAVLRGFALPASVTLAAVVLAPSLPLLTLAMVAMGALIGCMDVAMNANAVEVERRLGRAIMSSSHGFWSLGGFLGGGLGGGLIAAFGAGGHALIASAVTLGVVALAAPFLTGDPPAPAPPGRRAPRTRRDAAIWIIGAMALFSMVPEGAVLDWSALYLAQELGAPVAASGLAFGFFAGAMAVMRFLGDAVRNRFGGVPTLRLSGAIGALGLLGASLAPTEALAVACFALCGLGLANMVPILLSAAGNHPGLGTGVGISTVTMLGYSGILVAPSSIGFVAEHIGFRVTFGVLALLLLVVAAMASRAAAADQTGG, from the coding sequence ATGTCCACGGCGCTCCCCCTGCCTGCCGCCCGCGCCACCCGTCAGGGTCGGCTGGCGGTGGCGGCGATGTTCCTTGCCAACGGCTTCGTGATGGGCAGCTGGGCGCCGCAGATTCCGCTTCTGCTGCCGCGCCACGGCATCGGCACCTTCACGGTCGGCCTGCTGATCCTGATGCTGGGGGTCGGCGCGGTGGCGGCGATGGCGCTTTCGGGCGGGCTGATCGCCCGGCACGGTTCGCGCGCCGTGCTGCGCGGCTTTGCCCTGCCCGCCAGCGTGACGCTGGCCGCCGTGGTGCTGGCCCCGTCGCTGCCGCTGCTGACGCTGGCGATGGTCGCCATGGGGGCGCTGATCGGCTGCATGGACGTGGCGATGAACGCCAATGCCGTCGAGGTCGAGCGGCGGCTGGGCCGCGCCATCATGTCGTCGTCGCACGGGTTCTGGAGCCTTGGCGGCTTTCTCGGCGGCGGCCTCGGCGGCGGCCTGATCGCGGCCTTCGGTGCCGGGGGCCATGCGCTGATCGCCTCGGCGGTCACGCTGGGCGTGGTGGCGCTCGCCGCGCCCTTCCTGACCGGCGACCCGCCCGCCCCGGCACCCCCCGGCCGGCGCGCGCCCCGCACCCGCCGCGACGCCGCGATCTGGATCATCGGCGCGATGGCGCTGTTTTCGATGGTGCCCGAAGGCGCGGTGCTCGACTGGTCGGCGCTCTATCTCGCGCAGGAACTCGGCGCACCGGTCGCGGCCTCGGGCCTTGCCTTCGGCTTCTTCGCGGGCGCCATGGCGGTGATGCGTTTTCTGGGCGACGCGGTGCGCAACCGCTTCGGCGGGGTGCCGACGCTGCGGCTGTCGGGCGCAATCGGCGCGCTCGGCCTGCTGGGCGCCAGCCTTGCCCCGACCGAGGCGCTGGCCGTCGCCTGCTTTGCCCTCTGCGGCCTTGGCCTCGCCAACATGGTGCCGATCCTGCTGTCGGCGGCAGGCAACCACCCGGGGCTCGGCACCGGGGTCGGCATCTCGACCGTGACGATGCTGGGCTATTCCGGCATCCTCGTCGCCCCGTCGAGCATCGGCTTTGTCGCGGAACACATCGGCTTTCGCGTCACCTTCGGCGTGCTGGCCCTGCTGCTGCTGGTGGTGGCGGCAATGGCATCCCGCGCCGCGGCGGCAGACCAGACCGGGGGATGA
- a CDS encoding aspartate aminotransferase family protein gives MIPSVLPTYNRAPLAFVSGKGSWLTDDTGARHLDLGAGIAVNALGHAHPALVQALTEQAQKLWHVSNLYRIPEQERLANLLVEHTFADTVFFTNSGTEAAELAIKMVRKYWYEKGDPDRIEILTFEGAFHGRSTGAIAAAGSEKMTRGFGPLMPGFRSLPFGDHDALRAAMTDRTAAVMVEPVQGEGGIRTMPDACLKGLRDLCDSTGALLVLDEVQCGMGRTGRLFAHEWAGITPDIMMVAKGIGGGFPLGALLATENAASGMGAGSHGSTYGGNPLGCAVGARVMEIVADDAFLAEVGRKGALMRQRLEGLVAAHPQVFEAVRGMGLMLGLKCRAANTDVVKAAYAQNLLTVAAADNVLRLLPALNIPDDDIVEAVARLDRAAATLDGATDAA, from the coding sequence ATGATCCCATCCGTGCTTCCCACCTACAACCGCGCACCGCTGGCCTTCGTCTCGGGCAAGGGCTCGTGGCTGACCGACGACACCGGCGCGCGCCACCTCGATCTGGGCGCGGGCATCGCGGTCAACGCGCTTGGCCATGCCCATCCGGCGCTGGTTCAGGCCCTGACCGAACAGGCGCAGAAGCTCTGGCACGTCTCGAACCTCTACCGCATTCCGGAACAGGAACGGCTGGCGAACCTGCTGGTCGAGCACACCTTCGCAGACACGGTGTTCTTCACCAACTCGGGCACCGAGGCGGCGGAACTGGCGATCAAGATGGTGCGCAAGTACTGGTATGAAAAGGGCGACCCCGACCGGATCGAGATCCTGACCTTCGAGGGCGCGTTTCACGGCCGCTCGACCGGGGCGATCGCCGCCGCCGGGTCGGAAAAGATGACCAGGGGCTTCGGGCCGCTGATGCCGGGTTTCCGCAGCCTGCCGTTCGGCGACCATGACGCGCTGCGCGCCGCCATGACCGACCGCACGGCGGCGGTGATGGTGGAGCCGGTGCAGGGCGAGGGCGGCATCCGCACCATGCCCGACGCCTGCCTGAAGGGGCTGCGCGACCTGTGCGACAGCACCGGCGCGCTGCTGGTCCTCGACGAGGTGCAATGCGGCATGGGCCGCACGGGGCGGCTCTTCGCCCATGAATGGGCCGGGATCACCCCCGACATCATGATGGTGGCCAAGGGCATCGGCGGCGGCTTCCCGCTGGGCGCGCTGCTGGCCACCGAAAACGCCGCCTCGGGCATGGGCGCGGGCAGCCACGGCTCGACCTACGGCGGCAACCCGCTCGGCTGCGCCGTGGGAGCGCGGGTGATGGAGATCGTGGCCGACGATGCCTTCCTGGCCGAGGTGGGCCGCAAGGGTGCGCTGATGCGCCAGCGGCTCGAAGGCCTGGTGGCCGCCCACCCGCAGGTGTTCGAGGCGGTGCGCGGCATGGGCCTGATGCTGGGCCTGAAATGCCGGGCGGCCAACACCGACGTGGTCAAGGCCGCCTACGCCCAGAACCTGCTGACGGTCGCCGCCGCCGACAACGTGCTGCGCCTCCTGCCCGCGCTCAACATCCCCGACGACGACATCGTCGAGGCCGTGGCGCGGCTCGACCGCGCGGCCGCGACACTCGACGGGGCGACCGATGCCGCCTGA
- the hrpB gene encoding ATP-dependent helicase HrpB, with translation MSDRLPIDEALPGLIDALRARRMAVLQAPPGAGKTTRVPLALLDSGLCDGRIVMLEPRRLAARAAAERMAETLGEAVGATVGYRIRGEAKVGRATRIEVVTEGILTRMIQSDPSLDGIGALIFDEFHERSLNADLGLALALEVRAALRPDLILLAMSATLDAAPVAVLMGDAPVITSAGRAFAVETRWLPRPLGPQARLEAETAALVLQAVAETEGGVLVFLPGEGEIRRVEAALKGRLPAGCELRPLFGAMEFAAQRAALAPVPGRKIVLATAIAETSLTIPDIRVVVDAGRARRARFDARSGMSRLVTERVTRAEAEQRRGRAGRVAEGVCYRLWSRGEEGGLAPFPPAEIEAADLSGLALELALWGGIEGLAFLTPPNPGVLAEARALLTALGALDGAGRITDHGRALAALPLHPRLGHMLLTGGGAQAATLAALLAERDPLRGAPPDLALRMAALNDPSRFEADHPYTVHRPTVERIKAEAKRLARGGTATLSLAQMAALAYPDRVGLRRKGEAPRWVLSGGKGAAMAPGTPLAGARLIVATDLDGDAREATIRQAVPIPEAELRDLFAAEIRWREVCDWSRREGRVVARRQECFGALVLDDRPWPDAPPQALARAALEGLRQIGLPWTPAARRLAARVQLCRAGGADLPDMSDAAILAHEDWLLPHLAGMKSESDLRGLDLTEPLRQALGWEALQMLDRLTPAHVETPLGRRVPIDYGGEAPGIEVRLQEMFGVTVHPCVGPARLPLRITLLSPGGTPVQVTQDLPGFWANSYADVRRDMRGRYPRHPWPEDPRAAEPTVRAKPRGT, from the coding sequence GTGAGTGACCGGCTTCCGATAGACGAGGCCCTGCCGGGCCTGATCGACGCGCTGCGGGCGCGGCGGATGGCGGTTTTGCAGGCCCCGCCGGGGGCGGGCAAGACCACGCGGGTGCCGCTGGCGCTGCTCGATTCGGGGCTGTGCGACGGCCGCATCGTGATGCTGGAGCCGCGCCGCCTGGCCGCCCGCGCCGCCGCCGAACGCATGGCCGAAACGTTGGGCGAGGCGGTGGGGGCAACGGTCGGCTACCGCATCCGGGGCGAGGCGAAGGTGGGCCGCGCCACGCGGATCGAGGTGGTGACCGAAGGCATCCTGACCCGGATGATCCAGTCCGACCCGTCGCTTGACGGCATCGGCGCGCTGATCTTCGACGAGTTTCACGAACGCAGCCTGAACGCCGATCTGGGGCTGGCGCTGGCGCTGGAGGTCCGCGCTGCCCTGCGCCCCGACCTGATCCTGCTGGCGATGTCGGCGACGCTCGATGCCGCCCCGGTGGCGGTGCTGATGGGCGATGCGCCGGTCATCACCTCGGCCGGGCGGGCCTTTGCCGTCGAAACCCGCTGGCTGCCCCGCCCCCTGGGTCCGCAGGCACGGCTGGAGGCCGAGACGGCGGCGCTGGTGCTGCAGGCGGTCGCGGAAACCGAGGGCGGCGTGCTGGTCTTTCTGCCGGGCGAAGGCGAAATCCGCCGGGTAGAGGCGGCGCTGAAGGGCCGCCTGCCCGCGGGCTGCGAGCTGCGCCCGCTGTTCGGCGCGATGGAGTTTGCCGCCCAGCGCGCGGCTTTGGCACCCGTGCCGGGCCGCAAGATCGTGCTGGCGACCGCGATCGCCGAAACCTCGCTCACCATCCCCGACATCCGCGTGGTGGTCGATGCCGGGCGGGCACGGCGGGCGCGGTTCGATGCCCGGTCGGGCATGTCGCGGCTGGTGACCGAACGGGTGACGCGCGCCGAGGCGGAACAGCGGCGCGGCCGGGCGGGCCGGGTGGCCGAAGGCGTCTGCTACCGGCTGTGGTCGCGTGGAGAGGAAGGCGGGCTTGCCCCCTTCCCCCCGGCGGAGATCGAGGCCGCCGATCTGTCGGGGCTCGCGCTGGAACTGGCGCTCTGGGGCGGGATCGAGGGGCTGGCCTTCCTCACCCCGCCCAATCCCGGCGTGCTGGCCGAGGCGCGGGCGCTGCTGACCGCCCTTGGTGCGCTGGATGGCGCGGGGCGGATCACCGATCACGGGCGGGCGCTTGCCGCCCTGCCGCTGCATCCGCGGCTTGGCCACATGCTGCTGACCGGCGGCGGGGCACAGGCGGCGACCCTGGCCGCCCTGCTGGCCGAACGCGACCCGCTGCGCGGTGCGCCGCCCGACCTCGCGCTGCGCATGGCGGCGCTCAACGACCCGTCGCGTTTCGAGGCCGATCATCCTTACACGGTCCACCGCCCGACGGTCGAGCGCATAAAGGCCGAGGCGAAGCGGCTGGCGCGCGGCGGCACCGCCACGCTCAGCCTGGCGCAGATGGCGGCACTGGCCTACCCCGACCGGGTGGGCCTGCGCCGCAAGGGCGAAGCGCCGCGCTGGGTGCTGTCGGGCGGCAAGGGCGCGGCCATGGCGCCCGGCACGCCGCTGGCAGGTGCGCGGCTGATCGTGGCCACCGATCTGGATGGTGATGCGCGCGAGGCGACGATCCGGCAGGCGGTGCCTATCCCCGAGGCGGAGCTGCGCGACCTGTTCGCCGCCGAGATCCGCTGGCGCGAGGTCTGCGACTGGTCGCGCCGCGAGGGGCGCGTGGTGGCGCGCCGACAGGAGTGTTTCGGCGCGCTGGTGCTCGATGACCGGCCGTGGCCCGATGCGCCACCGCAGGCGCTGGCCCGCGCGGCGCTGGAGGGTTTGCGCCAGATCGGTCTGCCCTGGACGCCAGCCGCCCGCCGGCTGGCCGCGCGGGTGCAGCTTTGCCGCGCGGGTGGGGCCGACCTGCCCGACATGTCCGACGCCGCCATTCTGGCGCACGAAGACTGGCTGCTGCCGCATCTGGCCGGGATGAAAAGCGAAAGCGACCTGCGCGGGCTCGATCTGACCGAACCCTTGCGGCAGGCGCTGGGATGGGAGGCGCTGCAAATGCTCGACCGCCTGACGCCCGCGCATGTCGAAACCCCGCTGGGCCGCCGCGTGCCGATCGACTATGGCGGCGAGGCGCCCGGAATCGAGGTGCGGTTGCAGGAAATGTTCGGCGTCACCGTTCACCCCTGCGTCGGCCCGGCGCGCCTGCCCTTGCGCATCACCCTGCTGTCGCCGGGCGGCACTCCGGTTCAGGTGACGCAGGATCTGCCGGGGTTCTGGGCCAACTCCTATGCCGATGTGCGGCGCGACATGCGCGGCCGCTACCCGCGCCACCCGTGGCCGGAAGACCCGCGCGCCGCCGAACCCACCGTGCGCGCCAAGCCGCGCGGCACCTGA